The following are encoded in a window of Acidobacteriota bacterium genomic DNA:
- a CDS encoding ABC transporter permease, with translation MNPNWNHIVRDQLAALRLPPEREIEIVEELALHLEALYEDALADGLSSAQAEARVVQGYDWRLLECELSRVERPWHPPARPVELLEQRRGLQMEGLWQDLRFGVRMLLKQPGFTSIALITLALGIGANTAIFTLLDKLLIRPLPVERPEQLVTFVEDASGTPAIFSYPLYSELRNHNDVMTGVIAYFQQPFSLSDGTVTERVTGQIVSGNYFSLLGVRPALGRFFLPEEDRTPGTHPVAIISHGLWQQRFGADTSVIGKLISLNAYRYTIIGVTPSEFTGTTRGTVSDVYVPMMMQAQTGPGRQGVLENRNAGWLSLIGRLKPNITRQQAQAALANPVADAAKIFTDKSGESLGDPTKVILMDGSRGHTDRVKDLSLPLRLLMGVVGFVLLIACANVANLLLARASVRRKEIAVRLAIGASRWRIVRQLLTESLILAAVGGGAGLLVAGWFTRLLVGIQQQTNYVPRSFDGGLDARTLAFTFGVSLLTGIVFGLAPALQTSKTDFGSALKEEVPKLNLGTRRLSLRNLLVVAQVALSLVVLISAGLFVKSLRALQAIDPGFEPTKVVTASFDLSRSGYSEAQGRQFATELTKRIAALPGVESVSFARIPAFSDVPWVGPAILEGVRPQPVNFNAISPNYFQTLGLPLVQGREFTLQDTADAPRVFIVNEAMAHRFWPGQEVIGQRLNRGVIVGVVRNSKEKGLIEDTRPMLYEPLAQNYMPDLTLHVRTATPSQTLLAAVRQTVQLLDAQLPVFNLQTLAQQKDGSLYIERLAATLLTLFGLLALSLAAIGLYGVLSYVVIERTREMGIRLALGAQPSDLLKLIIRQGMWLTLIGVAVGVATAFALTRLIKTLIFGVSTTDPLTFILIPLLLIAVALLACWIPARRAARVDPLVALRYE, from the coding sequence ATGAATCCGAATTGGAACCACATCGTGCGCGACCAACTGGCGGCATTACGTCTGCCGCCGGAGCGTGAAATCGAAATCGTCGAAGAATTGGCGCTGCACCTGGAAGCCCTCTACGAAGACGCGCTGGCGGACGGTTTGTCGTCGGCGCAAGCTGAAGCACGTGTGGTGCAAGGTTATGACTGGCGATTGCTGGAGTGCGAGTTGAGCCGCGTCGAACGCCCCTGGCATCCACCGGCAAGACCTGTTGAACTGCTCGAACAACGAAGAGGATTGCAAATGGAAGGCTTATGGCAAGACCTGCGCTTTGGCGTGCGAATGCTGTTGAAACAACCCGGCTTTACCTCAATTGCCCTCATCACTTTGGCATTGGGAATTGGAGCAAACACTGCGATCTTCACGTTGTTGGATAAACTGTTGATTCGCCCTTTACCAGTCGAACGGCCAGAACAACTTGTCACTTTTGTGGAAGACGCCAGCGGCACGCCCGCGATTTTTTCCTACCCGTTATATTCCGAATTGCGCAATCACAACGATGTGATGACAGGAGTGATTGCGTATTTTCAGCAACCTTTTAGTTTGAGCGATGGAACCGTAACGGAGCGTGTCACCGGGCAAATCGTTTCTGGCAATTACTTTTCCCTGTTGGGCGTGCGGCCAGCACTTGGGCGTTTTTTTCTGCCGGAAGAAGATCGCACGCCCGGCACGCATCCAGTCGCCATCATTAGCCACGGTTTGTGGCAACAACGGTTCGGGGCGGATACGTCGGTGATTGGCAAGCTGATCAGTCTAAATGCGTACCGCTATACGATCATCGGCGTGACCCCTTCCGAATTCACCGGGACGACGCGCGGCACGGTCAGTGATGTGTATGTGCCGATGATGATGCAGGCGCAAACCGGGCCGGGTCGTCAAGGCGTGCTGGAAAACCGCAATGCGGGTTGGCTATCGTTGATCGGTAGACTCAAACCGAACATCACGCGTCAACAGGCACAAGCTGCATTGGCGAATCCGGTCGCGGATGCCGCCAAAATTTTCACTGACAAATCTGGCGAAAGTCTTGGCGATCCGACCAAAGTCATCTTGATGGACGGAAGTCGTGGGCATACGGACCGAGTGAAAGATCTTTCGTTACCCTTGCGATTATTGATGGGTGTTGTCGGATTCGTACTGCTGATTGCTTGTGCGAACGTTGCGAATTTACTACTGGCGCGCGCATCCGTACGACGTAAAGAAATTGCTGTGCGATTGGCAATTGGCGCGAGCCGCTGGCGCATCGTACGACAGTTGCTGACGGAAAGTCTGATTCTGGCGGCGGTCGGCGGCGGCGCAGGATTATTGGTCGCGGGTTGGTTCACACGTCTGTTGGTAGGAATTCAGCAACAAACCAACTATGTCCCGCGCAGCTTTGACGGCGGTTTGGATGCGCGCACCTTGGCATTTACGTTTGGGGTATCACTGCTGACAGGAATTGTCTTTGGTCTCGCGCCTGCGCTGCAAACCTCAAAAACAGACTTCGGATCAGCATTGAAGGAAGAAGTGCCGAAGCTAAACTTGGGCACACGACGTTTGAGCCTGCGCAATTTGCTGGTCGTCGCGCAGGTCGCCTTATCGCTCGTCGTGCTGATCAGCGCTGGCTTATTCGTGAAAAGTTTGCGCGCCTTGCAAGCCATTGATCCGGGATTTGAGCCAACCAAAGTCGTCACAGCATCCTTTGACTTGAGCCGAAGCGGTTACAGCGAAGCCCAAGGACGGCAATTCGCCACAGAACTCACGAAGCGCATTGCCGCCTTGCCCGGCGTTGAATCCGTCAGCTTTGCGCGCATCCCAGCGTTCAGCGATGTTCCTTGGGTTGGCCCCGCGATCCTGGAAGGTGTTCGCCCGCAACCCGTCAACTTCAACGCCATCAGCCCAAACTATTTCCAGACGCTTGGCCTTCCGCTTGTGCAAGGACGCGAATTCACCCTGCAAGACACCGCCGATGCACCGCGCGTTTTCATCGTCAATGAGGCGATGGCGCATCGCTTCTGGCCCGGACAGGAAGTCATCGGCCAAAGGCTCAATCGCGGCGTTATCGTCGGCGTTGTACGCAACAGTAAAGAGAAAGGCTTGATCGAAGACACGCGTCCGATGCTGTACGAACCGCTGGCGCAAAATTACATGCCAGATTTGACGCTGCACGTGCGGACGGCGACGCCTTCACAAACGCTGCTGGCTGCTGTGCGGCAAACGGTGCAATTACTGGACGCGCAACTGCCGGTCTTCAATTTGCAAACACTGGCGCAGCAAAAAGACGGTTCACTTTACATCGAGCGTCTGGCAGCAACTTTGCTGACGCTGTTTGGGTTACTCGCACTGTCGTTGGCGGCTATTGGGCTTTACGGAGTGTTGTCATATGTCGTGATAGAGCGCACGCGCGAGATGGGCATTCGCCTGGCTTTGGGTGCTCAGCCAAGCGATCTGCTCAAACTTATCATCAGACAAGGAATGTGGCTGACGCTGATTGGCGTGGCGGTTGGCGTTGCAACGGCCTTCGCCTTAACGCGCTTGATCAAAACGCTCATCTTCGGTGTGAGCACAACCGATCCGCTGACCTTTATTTTGATTCCGCTCTTGCTGATCGCCGTCGCATTACTGGCCTGCTGGATACCAGCGCGTCGCGCGGCGCGCGTGGATCCACTGGTGGCGCTCCGTTACGAATAA
- a CDS encoding MOSC domain-containing protein, with the protein MAEIKFLTMEELHAGLAEIRQSPNDNGELKLIVRRPQINAREILAEAELSADVGLVGDNWQHRASSRTEDGSPHPEMQINIMNSRVIALIAQEESRWQLAGDQLFLDLNLSKESLPAGTRLALGSAILEVTAQPHTGCKKFVERFGLDAMKFVNSEVGRELQLRGINARVVQPGTIHIGDRACRL; encoded by the coding sequence ATGGCAGAAATCAAGTTCCTGACGATGGAAGAATTGCACGCCGGTTTGGCAGAAATCCGGCAATCACCCAATGACAACGGCGAATTGAAGTTGATTGTCCGGCGTCCGCAAATCAATGCCCGCGAAATTTTGGCCGAAGCCGAACTGAGCGCCGACGTAGGCCTGGTTGGCGACAACTGGCAACACCGTGCCAGTTCCCGCACCGAAGATGGGTCGCCGCATCCTGAAATGCAGATCAACATTATGAATTCCCGCGTCATCGCGCTGATTGCTCAAGAGGAATCGCGCTGGCAATTGGCTGGCGACCAGCTTTTTCTGGATTTGAATTTGAGCAAGGAAAGCCTCCCCGCCGGAACACGACTGGCGCTCGGGTCGGCAATTCTGGAAGTTACCGCACAGCCGCACACCGGCTGCAAGAAATTCGTCGAACGGTTCGGCCTGGACGCCATGAAATTCGTGAATTCGGAAGTTGGGCGCGAATTGCAATTGCGCGGAATCAACGCTCGTGTCGTTCAACCAGGAACCATCCACATCGGCGACCGCGCCTGCCGCCTTTAA
- a CDS encoding PadR family transcriptional regulator — protein MLDKEVKRGSTEMLILALVEDRPRHGYEIAKLIEERSDGVLQFHVASLYPLLYRLEKRALIKGTWVEKAGQRRRRFYKLTAQGKKVLNDQRQTWADFFAALDRVAKINPA, from the coding sequence ATGTTAGATAAAGAAGTCAAACGAGGTAGCACGGAAATGCTGATTCTGGCCCTGGTGGAAGATCGTCCGCGTCACGGCTACGAAATCGCCAAACTGATCGAAGAGCGTTCCGACGGCGTACTGCAGTTTCACGTCGCCTCGCTGTACCCGTTGCTTTACCGGCTGGAAAAACGCGCCCTGATCAAAGGCACCTGGGTGGAAAAAGCCGGCCAACGACGGCGGCGTTTTTACAAATTAACAGCGCAGGGCAAAAAAGTTCTGAACGACCAACGGCAAACGTGGGCGGACTTTTTCGCCGCGCTGGATCGCGTCGCCAAGATCAATCCGGCGTGA